In Rhizobium jaguaris, a single window of DNA contains:
- a CDS encoding heparin lyase I family protein, translating into MRRSTLVAMFLSLFAAFTSSASAAELFRDDFRSPAINQNQWCSCQIDNTNTPVTFSANPADKKDHIAGITVNESSLGGKRCEPACKVPQETQAAKRHLVTDFSRPEFLGTNFFAKPKPKWAPTAGQPDRYCDEAAWNRVKSAHQEDECIQREELRLQKPFFRRSDVPLIYSYRFRMPKDVLNDRDSIRWITAQWKQEPINNRYEREFEGWSPSPFLAQRYDDGILHVTVQDDMCRCLIASAPAKGSNLVWKDGTPRYCQSIRPQDSNGKACAPDLEVKYGRNPVLSTPAGEWVEMRYRVQAGRDGNAFIEIHQDGRFIARVTGKIGYEPDPSSPPMTKFKIGQYRDYIPSSDTLELDWIRIDTTRK; encoded by the coding sequence ATGCGGCGCTCGACGCTTGTTGCAATGTTTCTTTCGCTTTTTGCCGCATTCACATCCAGCGCGTCGGCCGCCGAGCTTTTTCGTGACGATTTCAGATCACCGGCGATCAATCAGAACCAATGGTGTTCCTGCCAGATCGACAACACAAACACACCTGTGACATTCTCCGCTAACCCTGCCGACAAGAAGGATCATATCGCCGGAATTACCGTCAACGAGTCCTCCCTCGGCGGCAAAAGGTGCGAGCCTGCCTGCAAAGTACCGCAGGAGACGCAGGCTGCAAAACGCCACTTAGTGACGGACTTCAGCAGACCAGAGTTTCTTGGAACGAATTTCTTCGCCAAGCCGAAACCGAAATGGGCGCCGACGGCGGGCCAGCCCGATCGATATTGCGACGAAGCCGCCTGGAACCGGGTCAAATCAGCTCACCAGGAGGACGAATGCATTCAGCGCGAAGAGCTTCGTCTGCAGAAGCCCTTTTTTCGAAGGTCCGACGTGCCGCTCATCTATTCCTACCGGTTCCGCATGCCCAAGGACGTGTTGAACGACAGGGATTCCATTCGCTGGATCACGGCACAGTGGAAACAGGAGCCGATCAATAACAGGTATGAGCGGGAGTTCGAGGGCTGGTCGCCAAGCCCGTTTCTTGCACAGCGCTACGACGACGGCATCCTGCATGTCACGGTCCAGGACGACATGTGCAGATGCTTAATCGCGTCCGCGCCCGCGAAAGGAAGCAATCTCGTTTGGAAAGATGGCACGCCGCGCTATTGCCAATCCATCCGACCGCAAGATAGCAATGGCAAAGCTTGCGCGCCTGATTTGGAGGTGAAATACGGGCGCAATCCCGTCCTGTCGACGCCAGCGGGGGAGTGGGTCGAGATGCGCTATCGTGTTCAGGCGGGGCGCGACGGCAACGCATTCATCGAGATTCATCAGGACGGCAGATTCATCGCCAGGGTAACGGGCAAGATCGGGTACGAGCCTGACCCGTCATCTCCGCCGATGACCAAGTTTAAGATCGGCCAGTATCGCGACTATATACCGTCTTCTGACACCTTGGAGCTGGATTGGATCAGGATCGATACCACCCGAAAATAG